The following nucleotide sequence is from uncultured Roseateles sp..
ACACGTTAATGATGGCTAAGTTTCATTGCCGCGTCAATCCAAACTGGGTGTTTTCGGGTTTCTCCCGGGAGCAGCAAGGATTTGCCCCGACCGGGCTTGTAACCTGCTTGTCGCCGACTGTGCTGGCCAACGAGGTCTAATCAGCGTTGTCTTTCGTCACTCCCGCATCTTTCGCCATGAACCAACTCGACCAGCTCAAAGCCTTCACCACCGTGGTGGCCGACACCGGCAACTTCCTGCAACTGGCCCAGTACGCGCCGCGCGATGCCACCACCAATCCGTCGCTGATACTGAAGGCGGTGCAGTCGCCCGACTACGCGCCGCTGCTGGCTGCGACGGTGGCCGCGCACAAGAGTGAGCCGCTGGAGGAGATCGTGGACCAGGTGCTGGTGCGCTTTGGTCTGGAGATACTGAAGGTGGTGCCAGGTCGCGTGTCCACCGAGGTCGATGCCCGCCTGAGCTTCGACATGGCCGCCAGCATTGCCCGCGCCCACAGACTGATTGCGCTTTACGAGCAAGCCGGCATCGGCCGCGATCGTGTGCTGATCAAGCTGGCCTCGACCTGGGAGGGCATACAAGCCGCCGCGGCGTTGGAGCACGAAGGCATCCATTGCAACCTGACCCTGCTGTTCTCGTTCTGCCAGGCGGTGGCCTGCGGCGAGGCCGGCGTGCAGCTGATCTCGCCCTTCGTCGGCCGCATCTACGACTGGTACAAGAAGTCGGCCGGCGCCGCCTGGGACGAAGCGGCACAAGCCGGCGTCAACGACCCCGGCGTCAAGTCGGTGGCGCAGATCTATGCCTACTACAAGAAGTACGGCATTCCGACCGAGGTGATGGGCGCCAGCTTCCGCAATATCGGCCAGATCCAGGCCCTGGCCGGC
It contains:
- the tal gene encoding transaldolase, whose translation is MNQLDQLKAFTTVVADTGNFLQLAQYAPRDATTNPSLILKAVQSPDYAPLLAATVAAHKSEPLEEIVDQVLVRFGLEILKVVPGRVSTEVDARLSFDMAASIARAHRLIALYEQAGIGRDRVLIKLASTWEGIQAAAALEHEGIHCNLTLLFSFCQAVACGEAGVQLISPFVGRIYDWYKKSAGAAWDEAAQAGVNDPGVKSVAQIYAYYKKYGIPTEVMGASFRNIGQIQALAGCDLLTISPDLLGQLQALDAPLTRQLSAEAAQGMSLEAHSYNEATFRFALNQDPMATEKLAEGIRLFAIDAGKLDQMIESLR